Within the Pangasianodon hypophthalmus isolate fPanHyp1 chromosome 19, fPanHyp1.pri, whole genome shotgun sequence genome, the region GCATTTGTTCGCTAGCCTTCACTCACTAGTTTACTTCTGCAGGCTGGACTTTTCAAACAATGAGCTGTCAATCAAGTGTGCTCATTAGcatattaggccacacccacacagacagaTCTCAGGTGTGCTTGGCATGTTTAGCTGctggtttatttattgtgcTGATGTTCGTGGTGTTTGAGTGAATATACGAATGCAGAAGAAAAAATGCAGAAGTAAGAGGACAGATAAGTGACGTATGAAGAGAATATACAGTGATAATGAGCTTCAGCTCCTCTAAACTCCGAGCTTTACAGCATGTCAGAAATAATTTAATGGCcagtttacaataaaaaaataattgttcaCAATCGCTGTAGCTGATATTCTGATAGCGTGCTTTATACAGATAAAGGACACATAATGGGAGTGTTTTTTACAGGAAGTGAGAAGTGTAATGAGCCTTATTTATCGCTCTGGAAATGAACAAATTTCTTCGTAAATCATCGGCAGAAGCGTTTACTCGTGAGCTGTGGTGTTGATAAAAATCTAGCTAGTTCAGAAAAATGACAGTATTCtatgagtttgtgtaaattataaaattttaaaaatgaggaGACTCATTAATAAGAATCTCGATTAATCATCTTCAAATGGTATAATTGCTGATGAGTTGCTGTggttttatatacagattacgcCATCaaatttaaatcacttatttatttcagttacacaccaGTTTCATTAACATTCTGtaaaacattatcatttcatattaatgcccTGAAAGAAAGTGATTCCAAAACACAAAGAAGACTAGCAGTTCAATgaagacaaaagtaatggcaccctataaaaggagaaagagttcgtgtgtgtctgtgttagctgatgtgctgcagtggctgagctgcagaTTTAGCACATGTCACTGTTAGGAGGCGCTTGTTCACTGTTTAGTCtccattttgtctttttcatctctctgtGAGCTTTCCTGGAGTTTTGTATGGGTGTTGCTAAATGTAAGTCATGGTAATTGATGTAATTGATGTAATTACGTAAATTGGTCATTTACGGCTAACTGGCGtttataaacatacacacatgaagagaagaaagaagaaacttttggccacatttacacatttataaaacttCATGAGTCATAACTGAGGCTCAGTGTCAGGACTGCAGCTGATTTAGCTTTCAGTAATAAGTTTGTAACATATAGCTTtcattattagcattaataGTGGTCATAAATTATACCTgaataaacaacacacacacacatctaacagCACAGGGAACACACCAACAAAtcagtgaataaataataataacaacgtGAACTGTAGCTCAGTAACGGTTTtagtgtatttctgtttttcagtcgATATTAAATTACTTATTTCACCTCAAGCCATCAAACCCCAACAGCCTCACTGACAGGCGGAGTATCtctaagctccgcccactcagGTAGTGTGATAACGATACAAGCagcactgacatcatcacagcTTCTTCACAAATACCTTaagtttgtctctctctctgtctctctctctctctctcgctctctctctgtttctgtctctctctctgtctctctctcgctctctctctctgtttctgtctctctctctgtctctctctgtctctctctcgctctctctcgctctctctcgctctctctcgctttgtttctgtctctctctttcattttctgtttccgtctctctatctttttgtcttgctctctctcatcCTGAATCAGTATCAACCACTCAGTTTGACAGTATGGACCAATCAGAGACAGAGCCTGCATAAGCTCCGCCCACCCGTTGTAATGGATGAAGGTGACCGATTGATGCTTTGCAGAGCgtttatgaaaaaatatttacatttataaagctGTGGTTGTGTTTAATTATTGACACTcacatctgtttatttatttattgtgttatttatttatttactcctCCACAGAGTCAGTTCTCTTCAATACCACGATGATGTCATCGACACAGCCGCAGTCCAGTGCCGTACTGTTCCATCACTGCCGTTTGGGACCAGGCTGTCACTGCTGCCGTGTAAATGAGTAAACTGTAAGTAAGCCTCTCACTTTGTCACCATTTAGTCAACACACTcgtcacaccatcacacacaccctcgTACACGTAGCACTCaggcgtgtgcgtgtgcgtgtgtgtgtgtggacctgtCTTATCTGCAGATGTATCCAGATGTGTCCCAAGTGCCTCATGTCTGTAGCTCTATGGTGGTCTGTGTGTGAGGGCAGGATGACAGAGAGACCTTGTTATCCAGGGGACGTGGCCTCAGCACCTTACACACCGCCCCCCAGAGGAGGCGGGGCACAGGGGGACTGAGCAGAATAAACACCCAGGGGTCGAGGATGGGGTTCATGGAGAGCAGCAGGAGAGCCAGTAGGTCCAGAGTCTGGTTCGTACTTAACGAGCTGATATACACACGGATCtgcacaaagagagagagacagagtttaGACAACAGTAATGTTCTTTTATCAGAGTAGTTTTTAAGAAGTTGGCAAGCTGGTGTTAGATTTCACAAGAAATTGGGGTGGTTGGTGATTGactggtttgtgtttgtttatccaacacaaacactcaaagTTTAGTGAGAGTGAGATTGAGAGTATCTCTCAGGAAAATGACTTGTTATGTAAGGTCATTTCCTGTCGAATGTGTTTCAACAAAATGACGAGAAACACAAGagattaaacaaacacacacacacagttgtatacaGTCATATATAGATACAGAAGTGATGTGGTGACtgaattatttagttatttttttaatagttttcagATTGTCAcctgtcagagtgtgtgtttctgcggTTAAAAGATCAGTGATGATATCACAGTGATGCTAAAACTGTTTAAAGAGGAAGAATGTGCTGACGAGAAACCAGGCTGATGTTAGTGCTGTTCTCCATCAGAGCATCAGCTGCATCAGTGGAATGTTCCTCTCACTACACCAGCAGTTCTCTAACATTTCTGGCTTGTGACTTCATATTAAAAGCTTAAAATCCTCACCACCCCAAACCCCCACCACCCCGCTAATAATTCCTCTTAAAGCAATCCAGAGAACGCTCTTATTTAAAGCTCATTAATGCGGTGAGATTTTCTCTTCTACGCTCTGTGGCAGTTAGTAAATCTCCTGCGTGAGGATTGTGGATCATTACAGTGTGAGGTGTTCGAAGCTCTATACGCTAGAACCCTGCAGGTCAGAACCTCCCTGATCTAATGTAGTCTGTGTTAAAGCACGACATTAGCGACAGTGCTCATTCCATTGTGTGAATAAAaactagttttttgtttttttttaaataactattGTGTgttcctcaccaacttctattagcaaacaaataacctcaggtgataATAAAAGGCACACAAcagattttttcatttttcccaaaaagtaaaccaacattcagaagcCAGATGGATAAAAATAAGTACACACTTCCTACACACTTACTAACAAAATGCACAAGATTTTATGAAGtatgactacctctataaaagcagaccTTGTGatagtttggtgttctggagcactgaGGTGTGTATCTACATTATTTCGAGAAGCAACTGCTGCTGCTCATCAAGCtaggaagggttataaggccatctccaaacaatttgatagtcatcattctttttttacaAACAGAGAGCCTTCACGAGTGAGCGTCCCAGCAAATTCCTTCCAAGCACAGACTGTTTAACGCTCAGAGACATAAAGAAAAGCCCAGGAGCTACATCGTtaacctacaggcctctgtaggCACATTaagtgtttatgttcatgacagcacaatcagaaaacgCAAACAAGTATGGCTacatattgaaatgttttgtgtttttctgttgttaattgaggttatttatttgtttatagaagttggtgatgACCAACTTCTGGGGGGGTGAATGACTAgcactctctcccaccctcaataccaccactgaggtgagacccttcagcaaggcaccgaacccacAACTGCTCCCCGGCACTGcacactgctccgggtgtgtgtgtgtgtgtgtgtgtgtgcgtgttcactactgtgtgtgtgtgtgttcactactgtgtgtgtgtgtgcacttggatgggttaaatgcagagcacaaattccgagtatgggtcaccacacttggccacaagtcacttcacttcacttcacttcacttcacttgacaattgttatttagcccccaataaataaaaacatagaattgaaggagggtgtactttctttttcccatgactgtaatgagtagggaatagtgagtagggaatagtgagtagggaataatgagtagggaatagtgagcagggaatagtgagtagggaatagtgagtagggaataATGAGTAGGGAATAAtgagtagggaatagtgagcAGGGAATAGTGAGcagggaatagtgagtagggaatagtgagtagggaatagtgagcAGGGAATAGTGAGCAGGGAATAGTGAGcagggaatagtgagtagggaataATGAGAAGGGAATAGTGAGCAGGGAATAGTGAGcagggaatagtgagtagggaataatgagtagggaatagtgagtagggaatagtgagcAGGGAATAGTGAGcagggaatagtgagtagggaatagtgagtagggaataATGAGTAGGGAATAAtgagtagggaatagtgagcAGGGAATAGTGAGcagggaatagtgagtagggaatagtgagcAGGGAATAGTGAGcagggaatagtgagtagggaataATGAGCAGGGAATAGTGAGcagggaatagtgagtagggaatagtgagtagggaataATGAGTAGGGAATAAtgagtagggaatagtgagtagggaatagtgagtagggaataatgagtagggaatagtgagtagggaataatgagtagggaatagtgagcAGGGAATAGTGAGCAGGGAATAGTGAGcagggaatagtgagtagggaataatgagtagggaatagtgagcAGGGAATAGTGAGCAGGGAATAGTGAGcagggaatagtgagtagggaataatgagtagggaatagtgagtagggaatagtgagtagggaataatgagtagggaatagtgagtagggaatagtgagtagggaataatgagtagggaatagtgagtagggaatagtgagtagggaataatgagtagggaatagtgagtagggaatagtgagtagggaatagtgagtagggaatagtgagtagggaatagtgagtagggaataatgagtagggaatagtgagtagggaatagtgagtagggaatagtgagtagggaataatgagtagggaatagtgagtagggaataatgagtagggaatagtgagtagggaatagtgagtagggaataATGAGTAGGGAATAAtgagtagggaatagtgagtagggaatagtgagtagggaatagtgagtagggaataatgagtagggaatagtgagtagggaataatgagtagggaatagtgagtagggaatagtgagtagggaatagtgagtagggaatagggattTCTGCAGATCTAAAGCTCAAAAACCCACAGAAAACCCTgcaacccaacacacacacacacacactcacacacacggcATCTTTAACTCacttccaacacacacacacacacacacacacacacacacacacagcatctttAACTCACTTCCTGCAGTGAGGAGATTCTCTGGTGAATCACgtttttattacttttctatCTCCCATGTTCACTCACCTTTTCTGtatataactatttatatttttaatttaatatattctatcttctgctgtttacatatttcatatttatatatagcatgttcaTCTTGCACCCTGGTCTCTGCACTTTAGTTTTACCCTTGTgttgtgttgcatttttttgtattttttgtatttttgtattcttcacTTCATCTCCCCCTTGACCTTATATCTTTGATtgtgtttgcacctgacatGAAGGcaaattcctagtactgtagCGTGTCCTTTACTGAACCTGGCAATAAAtcgtttctgattctgatttatattaatgcgcttgttctaatactctctggtttctatagtaacagctcacacgCAGGGACGTGTACatcggacgctccacataatccaacactaataataataaacggatttaaaaatgggttaaaatgaataatctaataatcaaataatctaACTAATAATCTAACTAATTTGTctctcggatgttccacaacattaaatctcactataaagtgttaaagtgtgtgtcgtgttgttcattaataaattaaacagtgtAACTGCAggtaaatcgctgtggtataagcggaataacacactccacaccGTGCAGCTATACGCAAGTAActgccaacacacactcacacactcacacactcacacacacacacacacagtgtgtgcgagtgtgtgtgtgagagtgtgtgagtgtgtgagtgtgtgtgtgtgtgtgtgtgtgtgtgagtgtgtgtgtgagtgtgtgagtgtgtgtgtgtgtgtgtgtgtgtgtgtgtgtgtgagtgtgtgagtgtgtgtgtgtgtgtgtgtgtgcgagtgtgtgtgtgtgagtgtgtgtgtgtgagtgtgtgtgtgagtgtgtgtgtggttattgatcatatataatattaaacatatgCATCAATTTAAACCTGTTTTATAGTGAGATTAGCtcattttgtatatataataataattattattgtttattattattgtttatcattattattattattattattattattattattattatcagtaattaTCTCGGACTGAACAGACGTCACGTCATTTTATAACTTTAGCAAGTCTGGTTTCTGTGGGTGATGTGCAGACGTGCTGAGATGATTGTGAGGAATAATAAATGTTTGGATCTGATCCAGCAGAAGGAGATGTTTGGATGTTTGTGAGGGAACAGCGCAGAGACACTGTGGTGTTTGGAGGAGAAGGTGAAGCTCATTGCAGAACACTGGAACAGAGAGATCTCACACTACAAGCAGCTTCACCTGACGGATCTTCTGCACACATCATCCCTAGAGCTGCTGCTCACGCTCGCCTGGAGCAGAAGCTCCTGAAGAACCCTCCACTCGCCCACTTCCTGTTCCCTGAATTCTAAACCTTTTGTTCTGACATTCCTGGTGTCACTCAGCAGCAGCACTTGAGCTCCACACCCTGCTCCACCACTCAGCCTCAGGTGCTCCTCCTGTGGTTCTTCTCTCAGACCTGAGCTGTGACACCTCACTGTGTTCTCCTGGTTCCTCAGAGGTTCCTTCACTCCAAACACCACCATGTTTTCTGTTCCACAAACATCTAAGCACCTTCTTCAGACTCTAAGACAACACCTCACTGTTTTACTTTTCTATCACTTATGCTCTTGGAGAAAACACGTAAAAaccttataaatataaattacgAGGGATTGAGTCTCACCACGAGCGGAAGCGAGCAGATGAGGAAGGTGATGGTCATGAAGGCGAGCAGGACCAGGCGCTCGAGCTCCTCCGCGAGCGAGCGTGTCGGTGTGGAGGCTCTGAACCTGCGCGCGGAGCCCCGGTACATGAGCACGAGGTGGTAGATGACGCAGGCGTTGCACAGCACGGTGCACGCGATCATGACGAGCAGGCAGGACGCGTACAGGTTCTTGTAGACTCGTTGCTCACACATGTCCACGAAGCACCACGTACCGGGAGAGTACTGCACGTACGCGCCGAAACCGAAGAACGGCGCGAGGCAGAAGAGCGCGCCCGACACGTAGACCAGCGCGAGCGCCAGGTAGCCGCAGCGCGCGCTCAGGCGTCTCTCGTAGACGTAAGGCGCGGCGATGGAGAGGCAGCGCTCGAGCGCCATGCACAGCAACAGCGCGAGCGTCACGAGGCTGAAGAACGTCATGGCGAAGCCGAAGTACCGGCACGCGACCACGCTTCCGCCCAGCGCGCTCAGAGACTCGTTCCGCGCGTAAGCCGCAATCACCAGCGGGCTGACCGAGCACGTGCCCAGCAGGTCGGTGACGAGCAGCGCGGTGACCAGCACCTGGAACAGGTTACAGGAAGAGGAGTGACCTCGCGCGCTCTGCTTCCTCCTCCTGCGCCGGACCTCCAGCAGCACGAGCGCAGCCACGTTCCCGAGAACCCCGGCGGAGAACATGAGCGCGGAGGTGGTGGGAGAACCTCCATGAACCCACTGCACTCCATCCCGATGCTCAGAACAGTTCCTCTCCCTCATCTCCATCTCCCtggctctcactctctctctcactctctctgtctctctctctctctgtctctctgtctgtctctctctctctgtctgtctctctgtctctctctctctctctgtgtctctctctctctgtctctctgtttctctgtctctctctctctctgtctctctgtctgtctctctgtctctctctctctgtctctctgtctgtctctctctctctctctctgtctgtctctctgtctctctctctctctctctctctgtgtctctctctctctgtctgtctctctgtctctctctctctgtctctctgtttctctgtctctctctctctgtctctctctctgtctgtctctctgtctgtctctctctctctctcacactctctgtctctctctctctctctctctctcacacactctctgtctgtctctctctctgtctctctctctgtctctctgtctgtctctctctctctctgtgtctctctctctctctctctctgtctctctgtctctctctctctctgtctgtctgtctctctgtctctctctctctgtctctctctctctctctctctctctctgtctgtctctgtctctctctctctgtgtgtctctctctctgtctctctctctctctctctctctctctgtctgtctctctgtctctctctctctctctctctctctgtctctctctctctgtctttatgtgAGATTATACCGAGTGTGTGTCTCCTCTGAGctgcccatctctctgtctcctgctctgtgtgtgtgtgtgtgtgtgtgtgtctcgcgCAGTGTACATGAAGAGGAGGAGCTGGtggaggccacgccccctctacagcacaccctgttaaaGGCAAACTGCGAATTTCAGAAACAAAGTGTAAAACTAAATAATTAactaatgaataattaaagcaCAACACTGTTAAATCACCAGAAAGATGTGTAGCTCTGCagtgaatattaaataataaaaatgtaaaataaaaagatagagtgtaaatattacacacaaaaacaagtgGAAGGAGATGAAGAGTGAAGAATACAGAATACAGTGAATGGATAtgtgaggaataacacactgagGAAGGAAGCGTACGCAGGGGGGGGATACGGCACCACGCTCAGCAGTGTTCAGGTACGCTCAGGTACGCTCAGATACGCTCAGGTACGCTCAGCAGTGTTCAGGTACGCTCAGGTACGCTCAGCAGTGTTCAGGTACGCTCAGGTACGCTCAGATACGCTCAGGTACGCTCAGCAGTGTTCAGGTACGCTCAGGTACGCTCAGCAGTGTTCAGGTACGCTCAGGTACGCTCAGCAGTGTTCAGGTACGCTCAGGTACGCTCAGATACGCTCAGGTACGCTCAGCAGTGTTCAGGTACGC harbors:
- the ptger2b gene encoding prostaglandin E receptor 2b subtype EP2, whose protein sequence is MEMRERNCSEHRDGVQWVHGGSPTTSALMFSAGVLGNVAALVLLEVRRRRRKQSARGHSSSCNLFQVLVTALLVTDLLGTCSVSPLVIAAYARNESLSALGGSVVACRYFGFAMTFFSLVTLALLLCMALERCLSIAAPYVYERRLSARCGYLALALVYVSGALFCLAPFFGFGAYVQYSPGTWCFVDMCEQRVYKNLYASCLLVMIACTVLCNACVIYHLVLMYRGSARRFRASTPTRSLAEELERLVLLAFMTITFLICSLPLVIRVYISSLSTNQTLDLLALLLLSMNPILDPWVFILLSPPVPRLLWGAVCKVLRPRPLDNKVSLSSCPHTQTTIELQT